A genomic stretch from Neodiprion fabricii isolate iyNeoFabr1 chromosome 3, iyNeoFabr1.1, whole genome shotgun sequence includes:
- the LOC124177951 gene encoding E3 ubiquitin-protein ligase RNF14-like has product MSTDNEKQKDEIVALESIYNKEEFSYHKENEQYECTLKAYVTIPPEYSFTYKDSRFPDEPVQSVPISHLPPLSLFITLPSNYPSESPPKFTLVSSWLSQYAIAKLCKKLDKLWEENKGLEILFTWMAFLKDETLEFLNIEASLAIDYGYTCYKMALEKTQNAEDTNKFKDGDEEIKKDSKSKEVKCNQILTKPRVRKTINEKHPARRRGRKQKTKKFADERAVSDQSISRNPVQMLIDYDSKRKQTEFKRNFYTCKICFLDKLGEHCTQFVPCFHVFCKECILTYLEIRIQDGNVKNISCPEEKCSSEATPGQVKDLVSQELFAKYDATLLSVTLDTMTDIVYCPRPHCQYPVSREPNDRMANCPACQYAFCIYCKMVYHGIEPCKFKSAEKQKLVTEYQNAPDDKKIQLEQRYGKKQLQALVENTMSETWINTYSRNCPHCNAAIEKSDGCNKMVCWRCNTYFCWLCGMRLRADTPYVHFRNPQSKCYNMLFHGVVQEEDDDEDDIDLPALYLDVDSNDEDSDEDAFMVAGDW; this is encoded by the exons atg tcAACTGACAACGAGAAGCAAAAAGATGAAATTGTTGCCCTAGAAAGCATCTATAACAAAGAAGAATTTTCATATCACAAGGAGAACGAACAGTATGAATGTACCTTAAAAGCTTACGTAACTATTCCTCCGGAGTATTCCTTCACTTACAAAGACAGCAGATTTCCTGATGAGCCTGTACAAAGCGTACCGATATCTCATTTGCCCCCATTGTCGTTATTTATTACACTGCCATCTAATTATCCTTCAGAATCTCCGCCGAAATTTACCCTTGTCTCATCATGGTTAAGTCAATACGCTATTGCTAAATTGTGTAAGAAATTGGATAAGTTGTGGGAAGAAAACAAAGGGCTTGAAATCCTCTTTACATGGATGGCATTCTTGAAAGATGAAACGttggaatttttaaacataGAAGCAAGCCTAGCAATCGACTATGGTTATACTTGTTATAAAATGGCCCTAGAGAAGACTCAGAATGCGGAAGATACGAACAAATTTAAAGATGGTGATGAAGAGATTAAGAAAGATTCGAAAAGCAAGGAAGTTAAGTGTAACCAAATCCTGACAAAGCCAAGGGTTAGAAAAACAATCAACGAAAAACATCCTGCAAGAAGACGTGGGAGGAAACAGAAGACTAAAAAGTTCGCCGATGAACGAGCTGTTTCAGACCAGTCAATCAGTAGAAATCCAGTGCAAATGTTGATCGATTATGACTCAAAACGCAAGCAAACTGAATTCAAGAGAAACttttatacatgtaaaatTTGCTTCTTAGATAAATTGGGTGAACATTGTACACAATTTGTACCCTGCTTTCATGTCTTTTGTAAAGAATGTATTCTTACCTACTTGGAAATTAGGATTCAAGATGGAAATGTCAAGAATATTAGCTGTCCCGAAGAAAAATGCTCGTCCGAAGCAACTCCAGGGCAA GTCAAGGATTTAGTCAGTCAAGAATTATTTGCGAAATACGACGCCACTCTGCTAAGCGTGACATTAGACACAATGACCGATATTGTTTATTGTCCACGCCCCCATTGTCAATATCCTGTTAGTCGCGAGCCAAATGATAGAATGGCAAACTGTCCTGCTTGTCAGTACGCTTTTTGTATTTATTGCAAAATGGTTTACCATGGAATCGAACCATGCAAATTCAAGTCAG ctgaaaaacaaaaacttgtgACAGAGTATCAAAACGCACCTGATGATAAGAAGATCCAACTCGAACAGCGTTATGGGAAGAAACAATTACAAGCACTGGTTGAGAACACCATGTCAGAAACTTGGATAAACACGTATAGCCGGAATTGTCCGCACTGCAATGCTGCAATTGAG aAATCCGATGGTTGCAACAAGATGGTATGCTGGAGGTgcaatacatatttttgttggCTGTGCGGAATGCGTTTGCGGGCAGATACACCTTATGTACATTTCCGCAATCCACAGTCCAAATGCTACAACATGCTTTTTCACGGTGTTGTTCAAGAAGAAGATGATGACGAAGATGATATAGACTTACCTGCGTTGTATCTAGATGTTGACTCGAATGATGAAGACTCTGATGAAGATGCATTCATGGTTGCAGGCGATTGGTAA
- the LOC124177954 gene encoding beta-1,4-mannosyl-glycoprotein 4-beta-N-acetylglucosaminyltransferase: MQGRLDGKLALLYTLLVLQILIVVIYVASTPPPDIIAPTTQTSVSFVKIEKPKPVQNVLPFDHSASHLQTIKSNIYLKDKHTLQSFKKYNHTWCWRDGVDVTRMANSEEIERKRCICNQGWHGTDCGQPEVVWRAIMASKQNIKLEQRKTLRRIVYVFSLNDYNSAIAEVIVEELYKVVDLFVICDFSNAEDNFKHKLAKGLLQQGQNKILYINIASKIRKPLRVISKYIWEKVCQVVRNLRDDDIYVTTESEQILNPRALMFLKVYDGWPQPIGFRLRWSVFGFFWQHPLKTSIVIGASTISLLREAYHQNSLVLPKDFDGDVSERESLGLVIGDLNHYGGWYCYLCQDPANIVTSLHQKANVKEKNAKLIIDVPYIEDLIETGIWLDNKTALLRAYKSRDPYFAPDIVMNNTWKYDWLVENFYAKLDYY, from the exons ATGCAGGGCCGTCTAGATGGGAAGCTGGCCCTGCTCTATACGTTGTTAGTTTTACAAATTCTTATCGTCGTAATTTACGTGGCCTCTACACCACCACCGGATATTATAGCGCCGACCACACAGACCTCAGTCAGTTtcgtgaaaatcgaaaaaccgAAG CCAGTACAAAATGTACTACCGTTTGACCACTCAGCATCGCATCTTCAGACAATCAAGAGCAATATTTACCTAAAGGACAAACATACACTGCAAtcattcaaaaaatacaatcaCACATGGTGTTGGCGAGATGGAGTAGATGTAACGAGAATGGCAAACAGCGAGGAGATCGAAAGAAAACGGTGCATCTGTAACCAGGGTTGGCATGGCACCGACTGTGGCCAGCCAGAAGTAGTGTGGCGAGCGATTATGGCTTCCAagcaaaatatcaaattaGAACAACGAAAAACGCTGCGACGAATTGTCTATGTGTTTTCGTTAAACGATTACAATTCAGCAATTGCTGAAGTAATAGTGGAGGAACTTTACAAGGTCGTAGATCTATTTGTAATTTGCGATTTCAGCAATGCAGAGGATAATTTTAAGCACAAGCTTGCGAAAGGTTTGCTGCAACAAGGGCAAAATAAGAttttgtacataaatatagCTAGTAAGATACGTAAGCCATTAAGAGTGATATCTAAGTATATATGGGAAAAAGTATGTCAGGTTGTGCGGAACTTAAGAGACGATGATATTTACGTGACTACTGAAtctgaacaaattttaaatccACGAGCACTAATGTTCCTGAAGGTATACGACGGGTGGCCGCAACCTATTGGCTTCCGATTGAGATGGTCTGTGTTCGGCTTTTTTTGGCAGCATCCGCTCAAGACTTCAATTGTAATCGGTGCATCGACAATTAGTTTACTGCGTGAAGCATATCATCAAAATTCGCTAGTGCTACCTAAAGACTTTGATGGTGACGTTAGCGAGAGAGAGTCTCTAGGTTTAGTTATAGGGGATCTTAATCATTATGGTGGATGGTACTGCTATCTCTGTCAAGATCCTGCCAATATCGTAACGTCTCTTCATCAAAAGGCAAatgtaaaagagaaaaatgcaaagctAATTATTGACGTTCCTTACATTGAAGATTTAATAGAAACTGGGATATGGTTGGACAACAAGACTGCGCTTTTGAGGGCCTATAAATCCCGCGATCCTTATTTTGCTCCAGACATAGTGATGAATAACACGTGGAAATATGACTGGctggtagaaaatttttatgcaaagTTAGACTATTATTAA